A stretch of DNA from Methanoplanus endosymbiosus:
AACAAATTTCCGCATTGTCAGTGCCAACGTCAGAACCGACACCCCCATCCGGGTGCTTTCGGTTCTCCATCTAAGAATCGAGGTAACAATGTTAGGTTTATTGTTATATAAACACATTGTTTTACGATTTACAAAAAGCAGAGGAAAGCATATCTCAGCGAATCCATCTTAGCTTTACTTCCACCCTGTGAAAAAACTCACAGGACTTTCCCGAATTAAACATCACAGCCACCCTGAGGCGTCTGTTCCCGTAATACTTCGGCCTTACAATGTTGTATGCCGCCACATATAAACCCTTGCAGGAAATGATAGAATTTTCAGGAAAAACCCAATCATCCGTAACAAAAAAACGGCAGAACGGCGTTTTTCCATGACATTTTGATCACTCGCGCAAATTGCACCCATGAAGACTGGATGGCCATCAGAAAAAATTCACAATAAAAACGAAGAAAAAATGCTTTGAAAAAAAAATGTCTTATCTTTCAGTTAAAGCATCATGTTTTGTCATAGAATCCGGATTTTTGTAATCCGGCTCTTCCCTTACAGGAGTATCTTCCTCAAGTACTGAATTACAGGCAACACCATCAGAATCCTTATCAATACCATGAACATCACCCTTCCCAATGCTCATACAGTAGTCATAACATCTCTGCGCATCAGACTTTGAATCAAAATCCTGACAGTCATAACAGTTTCCCGCACAGCTGCATACGCCGGAAAAATCACTACAGGCATCAGAACCCTTCACCACATCCGGTTCATTATCAGTGCACCCACAGGAAATCACAGATAATATCAAAATTATCATCAAAATTCCGGCAAAAATATATCTGTTAAATCTTCGCAATTCAGAATTCCCACCGGATAAATTGACACCAGCGCATAAATTACAGTTATCAGAGAGAAGAACAACCCTATAGCATTTCTTAACTTTATTTTTCATATTAAAACCCCCCAAATTATAAAAGGCAGTTATCTCCTGCCCTTCCGGAGACATTCAAAGTCGATATAACCACGATAGGCATCAGTCATTAAAAGGGAGACTTTTACCTTCCGGCCGACATAAAGCCCCTCATACCCCTCCATAACCCTTCCTTCAACAGGCGGGTCATAAATTCTGACATAAGTTCCTCTCCCGGAAGCACCCGTAACAATAGCATCAAAGACCTTGCCTATACTTTTGGAGAGAAGAACAGCAGCAGCAGACTTTAGCATAAAACGCTCAACCTTCTGTGATGCCTTGTCCCTGTCCGTCATACGGACAGAAAGCCTCTCAAGTTCACCCGGTGTATAAGGAACCTTCTTTCCGTCAAGAACCGACTTTACAATTCTCTGAATAATCAGGTCGTTATACCTCCGGTTAGGAGCTGTACTGTGGGTGTAATCCGGAACTGCAAGTGCAAAATGTCCGACAGGAGCATCTCCCGGATTGTATGGTACATATTCACCATGCCCAAGAAGTTTAACAATAGTCAGTGAGAGATCAGGGAAGGTTTTGGGATCTGAAACTCTTTGTCCGGCTAAGAACTCAGTCAGAGCCTTTGAATCCGGACTGTCAGGCAGGGTTACGCCATATCCGGCAACAACCTCACAGATAAGGTCCCACTTCTCCGGAATCTTAACAACCCTGTGCGTCATAGGCACACCGGCATCCATCAGAAATCCGGCAAATGTCCGGTTGGCAGCAACCATAAACTCCTCAATGATTCTGTGTGCTTCATTCTGCTTCATTGATATTATATCAGACACATCATTACCCCGCATAACCGGACGTGCCTCGGCTGTTTCAAGATCAAGAGCGCCGTTTTGCATCCGGAATTTTCTGAGGCGAAGGGATGCCTTATGCTGAAGCAGGATCTGATCTTTTAAACCCGGAATACTGCCAACGTCATCAGGAATACTGCCCTTCTTCTCAATCCAGTTACCAACCTCCTCATAGATGAGTTTTGCCTTATTGGATACAACAGCCCTGTACACACCCACATGCTCAATATCACCGTCCGGTAAAATATCATATTCAGCGACCACAGCCTGACAGTCTTTACCCGGAAGAAGGGACGATATATTGCCGCAAAGCTTAAACGGGATCATAAAAAAGGTCTCAACTCCGGTATAGACAGCCGTAGTATTGTATGCAGCATAGCGATCTGTTGCTGAATCTTTAGGAACGTAACAGTCAACATCGGCAATGGCCACCTTCACATTGATAATGCCGCCATCCTTCTCCTCACAGAATTCGATCTGATCCAGATCCTTAGAATCGAAATTATCAATTGATGACCAGAGAAGATGCCTTAAATCTGCTGCCTCTGTTACATTATCAGGAAATATTCTCCCGGAGATGTTCTCACTCTCGCGGATGACCTGATCAGGAAAACGCGGTGCAAAACCATATGATTTCATAGCATCACGGGCAATTGCCTTTAAATCCGGACGATGTCTCTGTTTCATATTTCTAAATCTGCTCCCAAGTATAAATAATGAAGTGTCAGAGAGGATTATATCCAGAATTGAGGCTGATTTTACGATTGGATTTGAATGAATGATTATAATCAATCCCCGTAAAGCATTCCGGAATAAATCACCGGCAAAGAATATCTATTTATAATTCCCCATCCGATAACCATACATCACAGAATATTTTCCGGGGATAACATGGGGAAAAAATTACTGATTATTCCGATAATTCATAGTGAAGAAGAACTTGGCAGCCTTAAAGATCGGATTTCCGGGATTAAAGAAGAAAAACTCGGCTCAGAAGTGCATAAAAAACAGATAGAAGAAGTTCATAAATTATGGAGAGATATTGCCGGGACGATTTCTGAAATAATGCAGATTATCAAACCTGAAAAGATTCAGATTTTTCAGGACGGTATGCCGGCCGGTGGAGAAACCGGGGAAAAAATAGTCAGGGAATGTGCGGCA
This window harbors:
- a CDS encoding RNB domain-containing ribonuclease translates to MIIIIHSNPIVKSASILDIILSDTSLFILGSRFRNMKQRHRPDLKAIARDAMKSYGFAPRFPDQVIRESENISGRIFPDNVTEAADLRHLLWSSIDNFDSKDLDQIEFCEEKDGGIINVKVAIADVDCYVPKDSATDRYAAYNTTAVYTGVETFFMIPFKLCGNISSLLPGKDCQAVVAEYDILPDGDIEHVGVYRAVVSNKAKLIYEEVGNWIEKKGSIPDDVGSIPGLKDQILLQHKASLRLRKFRMQNGALDLETAEARPVMRGNDVSDIISMKQNEAHRIIEEFMVAANRTFAGFLMDAGVPMTHRVVKIPEKWDLICEVVAGYGVTLPDSPDSKALTEFLAGQRVSDPKTFPDLSLTIVKLLGHGEYVPYNPGDAPVGHFALAVPDYTHSTAPNRRYNDLIIQRIVKSVLDGKKVPYTPGELERLSVRMTDRDKASQKVERFMLKSAAAVLLSKSIGKVFDAIVTGASGRGTYVRIYDPPVEGRVMEGYEGLYVGRKVKVSLLMTDAYRGYIDFECLRKGRR